The window AGCGGCACAAGATCGCGCGGGTGGGTTCGAAGTCGGCTCGGGCGAAACGTACGCGGGTAATCGTGAAGCTTTCGCAGAAGGCCGAGGTCCGCTTCGTGGTGAAGCGGGTGCGCAAGTCGGGCAAGGCGCGCAAGGTCGGGGCTTTCACGAAGCGGCTCGATCGTGGCAAGTCGCGGTTCTGGCTGAAGGCGAAAGCTGGCAAGCGGGTGTTGAAGCCCGGTCGCTACGTGATCGTGGCCCGGGCCAAGAACGCAGACGGCCGCAGCGCGGCGAAGAAGCAGCGCCTCACCGTCCTGCGTTGACCAGGCCCCCGCGGGGTGTTGAGCTGGCCCCCGCGGGGTGTTGAGCCGGAGAACGCGGGGTGTTGAGCCGGAGAACGCCACTTTGTCTCCACAGCCGAGGCGGGAAACGCGGTTTTCCACAGCAGAGTTTATGGACCGAGCGGAATCGAGCAGCGCGTACAAACCTAGGCGCCATGACACAGATGCTCGGACCGATCGCCGACTCACCCTTCACTCTGAAACTCGCGCGGGAGGCTGGGATCAGCCGGGAGACAGTACGCCGTGCGGGTGCGCCGCGGAGAGGCCCTATCCGACAGACTCCTGTGAGACGGGGAAGCCGGAATTGACAACTACCGGTTGATCGAGGAGGGGAAGCGCCCGACCCTGTGGATTCCTCGCTGGACGTGACAGTACCCCCAATGTAGGCCACTTCGAGCCTGCATCGAACCGCGGTCAGAGAGGACCGGCACCATGAACAAATACGTGGGTCGCGTCGGCATTGCCGTTTGCGCGACGCTAGTAATGGCGGTAGGAGGCTTGTCTGCATCAGCCCTGGCCGCCACCGGCGGTGACGAGACTCGCACCGGCGCTGTCAGTGTCGACAGTGCCGGGGTGGTTCAGTACGGGTTTGACGAGGCGCAGCTTCCTGGTGCGTCATTCGCGACTCAGGCTGGGCAGCAGACGCGGGACGGCGGGTGCACCTTCAGCGAACAGGCAGAGGGTGAGGCCGGGCAGAACGGACCAACGGTCACCGTTACGCGGGACGTCTCCTATGACCCGAAGACCTGCGAGCTGAAGGTCGCGAGCGCGACCTACACCTCCGAGAACGTGCCGGATGAGTACCGCGACGAGTTGGACGAAGCCAGCGAAGCCACCGGATCGTTCGTTGACGGCGGTATCGCTCCTCGGGCGACGACGTACATCGGCATCCTGAAGGTCAACGTCGAGGACCCGGTCCAGATCGACGTCACTTCCACCACCGCGCGCGTCAACTGGTCAGGCACGAGTTCGTGCGTCAACAGCTCCAGCCACACGGCAAACTGGGGCTGGTACTCACCGAGTGGCTGGAGCCGCACCTACGCTTCTTGGGACAACGACCGAAACTGCTCCCGCGCCTACACCAACACCAAGGGCAAGTACCGCAACGGCACGTTCTGCGCGACCATCGACACTCGCACGGATCACTCCAAGACGCGGTTCGAGGGTCGCCCCAGTGGCGGCTGGGCCTGGTCCTACACGGTTGACAAGTCCGGCGGTTGCACTTCTCTGCTGCACTACGAACGCATCGTCACCACTCCGTGAGAGCCTGAACGGACACAAGGAGATGGACATGCAGATCGTTCAGCGCAACACCCCAAGTTCTGATGCTTGGCAAGGGGGTATTGCAGCGGTGGGTGGGTTCGTCGTCGCCATGCTGGCAGGAGTCTTCATGCCTCCGCTCGGCGCGCTGCTCGCATTGCTTGCACTAGGAGTACTCGCCGTCTACTGGAAACGGCAGGGGCTCCCATCAAAGCTCGCAGCTGCCTCCGCAGGAGTCGTGGCCGCTGCACTCGTCTATGGCGCACTCGTGGTCGTCAACCAGATCGCTGGCGATCCTGGCACGGGAAGCGGCAGTAGTGCCGTCGACCAGACCGACTGATTCCTGCGACTGTGAAGGTGGGTGGCGCCAACAACAGCGGTGCCACCCACCCGCACTTCTCAGACACGCCCAAGACGAAGATTCGTCTCTGGCTCATCCTCGACTTGTTACGCTGCTGGAGGGAAGAACGCATCCCTGAGTGCGGCCTACCAAGCGGCCTCCAAGGTGTATCTAGCATCCGGGGGATGCTGACGAGACTGGCGCCTCCTTCAACGCGCTGTGTCGGATGCACACGGAGAAGGAGGTGTCGGATGGTGGATGCCTTCTGGGCAGACTTCCTCGTCGACATGCTCCCCAAGGTTCACAGGTTCATTCGAGCTAGGTTCAAGGCAGAATTGGCCGAAGACCTAGCCAGCGACACGCTGGTGACATTGCTACAGAAGCAGGTCAGTCCCCCCAAGGACGAGTCCGAGTTGCTGCAACTGAGGTCCCTGACGTACAAGATCGCGGCACGACACATCTCCAATGCGGAGAAGAAGGCCCGCAGGCAGGCCAAGGTGCTCGAACAGGGGATGCTCCGAGTCACCCCCGGAGTCGATCCGACATACGAAGCGGTCGTCCCGTTGGACTTGGCGGCGGCGATTGCACAGTTGGACTTCAACGACCGCCAGGCTGTGAACCTGATGATTGCAGGCTTCCGCACGGCAGAGATAGCAGAGATTCTCGGCATTACCGCAAAGGCCGCCTCAATGCGATTGGCCCGTGCCCGAGAACGCCTATCCCAAAGACTCGCCGAAGGAAACGAGGTGGATGATGTCACAGCATGATGGCGAGTACGAGCGCGTTGAACAGGAGCTGTCGGCGCTCTTGAATCAGGAGTTCGGCATCCAACCGCAGAGCCTTGACCTCTCCGCCGAAGAACAGACGGCGTTTGAGTCTCGAATGTCGAGCCGAGTCACAGCAGTTCTCCGGGCAGCGAATGAGGCCACCGGGCGGGAGACCAACTCCGCCCGTCACCGCCCCCTGATAGCTGTCGCTGCGGTCGCCCTAGTGGCAATCGTGCTTGGAGTTGGCATCTCGGTTTGGCCAATCACCGAGCAACCGGTACATGCCGCAACACCACCGGTGCTCAAGGTCGAGAACATTGGTCGCCCTACCTACCCTCTCTCCGGCAGTTCTCCTGATGAAGAACTCCGGCGCCTGGCGCGCATTGCCGAAGGTCAAGCCCTCACCCCGGTGACAGGCGATGTCCAGCGGGTGCGAACGGCCGCATGGTGGCTCAACACCAACAAGACTTCAACTGGCCCCGACAGTCGTGTGACCCCAGTAGTGACCAACAACTATCGCTTCAGCGATGGCGACATGCGGGTCATCACCACCGTCGGTGAACCTTTGGACGACGCCGGGAACGTTGGTGCCGGGAGTCAGTCAGGCAACGCCAGTGATGAGGTCATCCCTGCCAGCGCTGGCGACCCCTTAGGCGATCCTGCTGCCCTCCCGCTAGACCCGGCAGAACTTCGCAGGGTGCTACTTGGCACCGATGGCGAGTGCGCTGGCATCGAGGGCACATGCCTCGTCAATGCGATCCAAACACTTGGTCTGACCTCAGTTCCCATCCCTGAGTTGCAAGCCGCACTCCTGAGGGCACTCGTGAATTCGCCGGACATTGCTTACGCAGGTTCGGCGGAAGGGCGCAACGGACGGATGAGTGAGGTGTTCATCCTCGCCAGCCCGGATCGCCTCCAGCAGCGACTCGTTCTGTTTGATGCCGCCACGGGCTTTTTTTCCGGCGATGAGACGGTCTTAGTCGAACACAACGACGAACTCAACGTCGAGGTCCCTGCCGTGATTGAGTTCAACACTGTGCTCGAGCACGAATGGGTCACCGAAGATCAACTTCCCTCAGCCGACTTGACCACAGACTGACCCGACGGGGCTCAGCCCAACGGGCGGATAGCGTCAGCCAGGTACTCAGCGAACTTCTCCGAGCGGGCGCTCAGCATGGCCGATCTCGATTCCTCCAACAGTGTCGGGCGAGAGGGTCTGCCCGGGGACGGCGTGGCGGCTGAGGGGGCGGTGGGTCCCCGTGCGGGTCGGCCGGTCCGGCGGTCGTTCAGCGCTGAGGACAAGCGGCGGCTGGTTGCGGCCTACGACGCGACCCTGCATGGCCAGAAGGGCGCGATGTTGTGCCGTGAGCGGTTGTACGACTCCCACATCACTGAGTGGCGGGCCGCGATCGCCGCGGGGACGCTGGACGCTCCGCCGAAGCGGGGCCGGCCCAAGGGCTCGAAGACGACACGCTCACCCGAGCAGGCCCGGATCGCGGAGCTCGAGCGGGAGAACGCGAAGTTGCGCACGGAGCTGGACAAGACCGAGCAGGCACTGGGCCAAGGACGGACGACGCCTTAGAGGTGCTGGGAAAAGGTGTCGCGTTCTTGGAAGCTTCTGTCGTCGAGGAACGCGCGGTGAACCGGGCCACTGTGGTGGCCTGGCAGACGGAGAGCGTCGGGTCAAGTCCCGGGTAGTGGTGTAGCGCTGCGTTCTCCTTCGTGATGGGTCAGGCAGTCAGGGCTGGTAGGTCATCAGCTCCGATCTCGGGTTCGGTGGTGGGGACGACGTCGACTCGGCAGCGGGTGAGGACTTCGAGTCCGAGGTAGCGGCGGCCTTCGGCCCATTCGTCGGTCTGCTCGGCCAGGACTGCGCCGACGAGGCGGATGATGGCGTCGCGGGTGGGGAAGATGCCGACGGCGTCGGTGCGTCGCCGGATTTCGCGGTTGAGGCGTTCGGCGGGGTTGTTGGACCAGATCTGGGTCCATACGTCCTTGGGGAAACTGGTGAACGCGAGGATGTCGGCGCGCGCACTGTCCAGGTGGTCGTGGACCTCGGGCAGCTTCTCGACGACGTAGTCCAGGAGCCGGTCGAACTGCGCGTGCACGGCGGTGGCGTCGGGCTGGTCGTAGACCGAGTGCAGCATCGCCTTGACCGCGGGCCACATCGTCTTCGGGGTCGCGGCCATCAGGTTCGCTGCGTAATGGGTGCGGCACCGCTGCCACGAGGCACCGGGCGGGTTCGCTGCCACTGCCTCGACCAGGCCGGCGTGGGCGTATGAAGTCACGAGCCGGGGTGGGGCGGCCGTATTCGGCGCCGACGACGGCGTCGGCGTCCGCGGACAGCAGGCGTTGATCATCGTCTGCAACAGCGCCTAACTCGATCGTGAACTACGCGAGCGGTCGCAGCCGACCCGACGTTATTACCGACGTGCCGTCTGACCACGATGCCCGGGTCAACACCCCGCGGGGGCCAGGTCAACGACTAGCGGGCGCGGCGCTGGAGGCGCTCGACGTCCATCAGGATCACCGAACGGGGCTCCAGGCGCAGCCAGCCGCGGGAGGCGAAGTCGGCCAGGGCCTTGTTCACCGTCTCGCGAGAGGCACCCACCAACTGGGCGAGCTCTTCTTGGGTGAGGTCGTGGTGGACGTGGACGCCGTCGTCGGCCGTACGCCCGAAGCGGTCGGCCAGATCGAGCAGAGCCTTGGCGACCCGGCCCGGCACGTCGGAGAAGACGAGGTCGGCGTTGACGTCGTTGGCCTTGCGCAGTCGCGACGCGATCTGGGAGAGCAGACCGCGGGCCACCATCGGGCGACCCTCGAGCCAGCGCAGCAGGTCGGCGTGGGAGAGATAGGCGAACGTCGTGTCGGTGACCGCCGTGACCGTCGCCGAGCGCGGGCCGGGGTCGAAGAGGGACAACTCGCCGAACATCTGGCCGGGGCCGAGGATGGCGAGCAGGTTCTCGCGACCGTCGGCGGACGTACGCCCGAGCTTCACCTTGCCTTCGGTGACGACATAGAGCCGGTCGCCGGAGTCGCCCTCGTGGAAGAGCACCTCGCCGCGGGAAAGCTTGGCCTCGACCATCGAGTCGCGCAGCGCCGTGGCCGCTTCGTCGTCGAGGTGACTGAACAGCGGCGTCTGACGCAGCGCATCGTTGTCCACGGGAACCTCACTCATACAGGCGTACGGCAGCCCGCGAGTCGGACCGACCTGCGCCGATGATAGCCAGCGGTGGCCCAAGTCACACAAGCGGCTCCCCGTAGGCTTCGGCTGTGTCTCGTCTCAACCCGCCCGTCGTACGACCGTCCACCTCGCTGGTGCGGCGCGCTCGCAAGATCGATCGGGTCCTCGCAGACACCTATCCCGACGCCAGGTGCGAGCTCGACTTCGACGATCCGTTCCAGCTGCTCGTCGTCACCGTGTTGAGTGCGCAGACCACCGACAAGCGCGTGAATGCCGTACGCCCGAGGCTCTTCGCCGCCTATCCGACTCCCGAGGCGATGGCCGCGGCGCCGCGCGAGCACCTGGAGGAGATCGTCGGACCGCTCGGCTTCTTCCGCGCCAAGACCGACTCGCTGCTCAAGCTCAGTGCTGCCCTGGTGGACAGGTACGACGGTCAGGTCCCACCCAAGTTGAAGGAACTGGTCACCCTGCCCGGCGTCGGCCGCAAGACGGCCAACGTGGTGTTGGGCAATGCGTTCGGCGTCCCGGGCATCACGGTCGACACGCACTTCGGACGCTTGGCCCGAAGGTTTGCCTGGACCGAGGAGACCGATCCGGTCAAGGTCGAGCACGCGGTCGGCGCGCTCTTTCCCAGGCGCGACTGGACCATGCTCAGCCACCACCTGATCTGGCACGGTCGGCGGATCTGCCACGCCCAGAAGCCCGCCTGTGGTGCCTGCCCGGTGGCCCGGTGGTGCCCGGCGTACGGCGAAGGCCCCACCGACCCCGAGGTCGCTGCGAAGCTGGTGAAGACGGAGGGCCGGGCATGAAGCAGGGGTTCCTTGCCGCCGTGCTGGTCGTCGCCCTCACCGCGTGCACGACCCACGGCGCCGACGAGCCCGAGGTCACCACGCTGCCCGAAGTCACGTTGAAGAACTTCGACGGCCCGGGCGAGACCACGCTCAGCGATCTCAAAGGCCCGCTCGTCGTCAACCTCTGGGCCTCCTGGTGTGGTCCGTGTCGCGACGAGATGCCGCTGCTGGAGGAGTTCTCCCAGAAGTACGAGGGGCGCGTCGACGTGCTCGGCATCGACTTCGAGGACCCGCAGGTCGAGGCGGCCAAGGATCTCGTCGAGGAGTCCGGGGTCACCTACGACCTGCTGACCGACCCTCAGGGCGACGTCAGCGCCACCCCGCCGTTCCCGCCGATCTCACGGATGCCGTTCTTGGCGTTCGTGGACAAGGACGGCACGGTGGTACACACCGAATTCGTGGTGGTCGACCAGATCGGTGACCTGGAAAAGATGGTCGAGGAGCACCTGGGGGTCCAAGGATGAGCATCCCCGCCTGGCTCGGACCGATCCAGGACGGACTCGACCGGATCACCGGCGCGGACCTGACCAGGTTCTTGCCGCCCGAGGATTTCGAGGGGCGTACGGGCGCGGTGCTGCTCCTCTTCGGCGGCGAGACCCGCGAGGAGGCGTACGTCCTGCTCACCGAGCGTGCCCACGACA of the Nocardioides sp. genome contains:
- a CDS encoding Crp/Fnr family transcriptional regulator: MSEVPVDNDALRQTPLFSHLDDEAATALRDSMVEAKLSRGEVLFHEGDSGDRLYVVTEGKVKLGRTSADGRENLLAILGPGQMFGELSLFDPGPRSATVTAVTDTTFAYLSHADLLRWLEGRPMVARGLLSQIASRLRKANDVNADLVFSDVPGRVAKALLDLADRFGRTADDGVHVHHDLTQEELAQLVGASRETVNKALADFASRGWLRLEPRSVILMDVERLQRRAR
- a CDS encoding TlpA disulfide reductase family protein, with protein sequence MKQGFLAAVLVVALTACTTHGADEPEVTTLPEVTLKNFDGPGETTLSDLKGPLVVNLWASWCGPCRDEMPLLEEFSQKYEGRVDVLGIDFEDPQVEAAKDLVEESGVTYDLLTDPQGDVSATPPFPPISRMPFLAFVDKDGTVVHTEFVVVDQIGDLEKMVEEHLGVQG
- the nth gene encoding endonuclease III, yielding MSRLNPPVVRPSTSLVRRARKIDRVLADTYPDARCELDFDDPFQLLVVTVLSAQTTDKRVNAVRPRLFAAYPTPEAMAAAPREHLEEIVGPLGFFRAKTDSLLKLSAALVDRYDGQVPPKLKELVTLPGVGRKTANVVLGNAFGVPGITVDTHFGRLARRFAWTEETDPVKVEHAVGALFPRRDWTMLSHHLIWHGRRICHAQKPACGACPVARWCPAYGEGPTDPEVAAKLVKTEGRA
- a CDS encoding RNA polymerase sigma factor, which translates into the protein MVDAFWADFLVDMLPKVHRFIRARFKAELAEDLASDTLVTLLQKQVSPPKDESELLQLRSLTYKIAARHISNAEKKARRQAKVLEQGMLRVTPGVDPTYEAVVPLDLAAAIAQLDFNDRQAVNLMIAGFRTAEIAEILGITAKAASMRLARARERLSQRLAEGNEVDDVTA